One segment of Penaeus vannamei isolate JL-2024 chromosome 3, ASM4276789v1, whole genome shotgun sequence DNA contains the following:
- the LOC138866296 gene encoding uncharacterized protein → MIYVYIYLWGFSNTLSHSNAYFLINRVKKEHSVYIPKRSAAGGGPPPTPPRYTPLAAAASLLMENELAYAEKQYDSAVSQPDILILQERDIEWIDAENVEDPPALPDIFTASPPSPSPGPSNPSSGVPSPTPTPDPRPLPPKVSPSTSQPREGKKRKLSTDRKECYANINSRQEELHKAQLGLTEETQHQLRETCSAVREAAKEAQHAFASIANDSKRWLMKWYHF, encoded by the exons atgatttatgtatatatttatttatggggCTTTTCTAATACTTTATCTCACTCCAATGCTTATTTTCTGATTAACAGGGTGAAGAAAGAACACAGCGTTTACATCCCCAAACGGTCTGCTGCAGGAGGTGGTCCTCCACCAACGCCACCCAGATACACTCCActcgctgctgctgcttctctttTAATGGAGAATGAACTAGCATACGCTGAGAAGCAGTATGACAGTGCTGTCAGCCAGCCAGATATTCTAATTTTACAGGAGAGGGATATAG AATGGATAGATGCAGAGAATGTTGAGGACCCTCCAGCATTACCAGACATATTCACAGCAtctccaccatctccatctccaggTCCTTCTAATCCTTCATCAGGTGTACCTTCTCCCACACCTACACCAGATCCAAGACCATTACCTCCTAAAGTTTCTCCTTCCACTTCACAGCCGAGAGagggcaaaaaaagaaaacttagCACCGACAGGAAAGAGTGCTATGCTAACATCAATAGCCGTCAGGAGGAACTGCATAAAGCACAGCTGGGCCTAACAGAAGAAACTCAGCACCAGCTTAGAGAGACATGCAGTGCTGTTAGGGAAGCTGCCAAAGAAGCACAACATGCCTTTGCCTCTATTGCGAATGACTCCAAGCGGTGGCTGATGAAGTGGTATCATTTCTGA